The following nucleotide sequence is from Pagrus major chromosome 13, Pma_NU_1.0.
CTGATGTGTTTGCAACAGATAGTTTATCTGCTTTACACAACTTTACAGCCCATCAGTCAGTGAGGTTAAAAAATCTGTGATAACCTGAGCTAATACTTTCTAGCGTCTCTATCAGGGACCTGGTGGACTTTGCTGTGCGGtcatcattttgtttgtgcTACCTGTCAACTTCACGTGTTTGTGCAGGAAAGAGAAGCTGACATTCAAATGTGCAGTCAGTGACATTTGTGGACTTCTCTGTGCTGCCTGTCCTAACACTGTTTTGACTCTACTCTAGTTCTCTCTTTGCTAACTTCATAGTAATCGATATCAGCAGCACATTGTTTCACCTTTACATAGAGATGCTCCAATGCAGTGGTATTACTGCTTCTTCAGTTTCCAAGTTTCCCAGAACGCAAGGCAACAATcccagatgatttttttttgtccaacgAATAACACACATGGAGGCAGGAACTAGTGGGTGCTGAGGGTGTAGGGTATGACTTATGCCAAATTAATAcgaaggcccaaatagttaagaatctgtcagagacagcatttcacagcgtttataaagtttctcctaactcaaaaactcacaaaattgagcaattttaaaatggagtctggggaatttctttccctcttttatttctttgctgtAGTATCTCTGCGTTTAAGATTGTTATCTGCTGCCgtgcaaaatgttttcaaattgttggaaattgttgttaataacCGTTAAATATAAGTTATTCTGGTCATTCAAATCAATAGAGAAGACATGTTGTGCACCATTTACAATGACGTCATTATATACATTGACTCCTCAGCACCCCCAACTGTGACTTTCCACATCCCTGATAACACATAACCCAAAGGTATTCAATGTAcgatcaaacaaaacaaaaacaaaacaaaacagtaattGTGATAAACTTAATAAAACTGATCTCAGATAGTAATCTGTTGATCGCCTGGTTTCAGGCACATCTATACCatgatatgtatatatatatatgaaatttGTACAAATAACTTCTCTGATGCAGTTCTTACCTGCGTAAAGTGGTTTTCAAACTTGTTCTGGCACACATGTTTCATCAATCACTGACAATGATAGGGgaagcaacaaacaaaacaaggtcCAAGTTAAATTTTAGTGGAATAAAGGTCAGCACAATGGCATCGGCAaacctttgtttgtttattttgtctacataaataaaattcattCTGCTTTAAAACAATATCCAGTGTTTTGTATAGAAAAGATGACAATAAGAAAATGATACATACTGGCCTGCTATGCTCACTTTAATAGATAACTCCACAACTGAACTGACAGTAGATGATTTATTCACAACTGGTGCACTGTGTTCTTGAAGAAATGACTGTCATTCTTTAGCGTATTTATTGCAGACAGTTTTCTACTGAATTGGTCAAATTCCACTGACTGACCAACCTTGATCATGGTCCTCTGAGATTACAGGGCTATGgcaagatgtgtgtgtgtgtgtgtgtgtgcgtgtgtgtgagacaccGACTGGTAAAACACGCTGTTCTGTGAGAAAGTGAGTGTAGCAGGGCCGTTTCAAGGCTGATAAAGTACCTTTGGTTGCATTTTCTACAGATAAGGCTGTAAATTGTTGTGACTCAGTGGTCCAAACCCCTCAGGTGACACTCTCACAATTCCTGACTCTGCATTAACAATGATAATATTGATTTGCTCAGTCCCATCTGAGCACACACTccaaaaaattatattttagttCTGAGTTTTAATTATTCTCAATATCTATTTATTAGTAATGTCAATTTACAGAGGTACACTTAAATCAAACTCGCTCTTCAGCAGTTCAACAAGCTGCTCTGGAAAAGAGGACAGCTCAGCTCTTTGTTTAAAGAGCCAATAAGTATTCTGGATGAACTGTGATTAATGTGagataaacacaaagaacacaaaTGTAAGGAATTGAGATGTAAATCTTTTGaagacaaacactgaaatgGGCAGACTGACCTTTATTTACAGGACAATTAACAATTATGTGTTGACAACGTGACTCACATCTGATCGACTGGAGGCCGTTAGTTCTTATTATGGCTGTCAACATACTAGCTTGTGTTATGAATCACGTGGTGGTGACCCCGAGTCTACTGCTTTCAGTagacaaacattaaacataGAAACCTGCGATTATGTCAAATTTAAGATAAggacaaaaaaggcaaaaggacaaaacaaagcaTCACACCTGTGAGaaatcaattaaatatattgtatttaatgATGTGAGGTTAAGATAGTCAATCACAATTAAAACTTTCAATATCAGCTAAATAAATGAGTTGATCCACCTTCAAATTACgctgcagtttgtttctgttttgaatTGGGAGACCTTCAGAAAtataaagcagcagcagtagtagtagcagtgaGTTTTCTGACACTGCAGAACACATGCAGGATATAAACAGTCGGCTTTAGTTTTagtctcttctaactgacaGAGAGGTCAAGAGGGTCAGTAGACCTGAGGTCCTTCCTGTTGTTGATCTCAAAGAGCTGCTTCCTGATATGAGGCGGCAGTGTCGAATTTTCTTCCCTaggagggccaaaactgattCTTAATGGGGAACAGCGGACTAAGAAAAAccacttattttcttttattgtattgttaataTGTAAAATGGTAGCTCAGACGgggaagtgaaagaaaaaaaaattgtgctgATGTTGTTTTCAGTTCTGTGTTTTTGAGTTAAGAagaggaaatgtatttattttgtttttccaggatTATCTTTTTAACTTCCTTCTTTTTCACTTGCATCTCCAGGGCTTCTGTGTTACTTGGATCCCAAGTTCCTTCAATTTGCTGACTTCTGCACAAAGTGTCCCTCTGCTCACCGTTCTCAGATTacagaagaaaatgttattCAGAAATCCTATATATTTTATcttacagacattaaaacagcaaaatgttacattattttCGTTGGACCAAATCAAACCTCATGGTGAGCCAACTTTTGGCAGCCCTTCAATTAAGCATCTAGTAACTGAAGTGTAGCTGGTGGAGCATGCGTATAAATAATATACCCATAATCCAATGCagacaaagtgactttacttaaaGAAATCAAGGAAACCGATTACTTCTTCAATCAATttaagtaaagtagactaataataCAAGTTGTTAAAAGTTATTAGGTTGTACAACATTAAtgtaatagtctactttacttggtaattctgaggcAATCTGTTTCCTGACTTGGTATGTTTCAGTTTAATATAGCAAACTGTACACTGAAGCATTATTTGGCTCCGGCTCAACTGATAGATGAATGTAACTCAGTTGTACCTCTGGCTAAACAAAGAAACCCAACTCCCAAGGCCCAGCCCAACTGTCAGctttataaaatgtttgatttagACTGTTCTTTATTTGACTTGGTAGCACAGGCTTTTTGATGTTCCTCTTGTATGTTTTAGCACTTGTTgagcaaagaagaagaagaaaccgtTCATCATTCCTTTAAATGGacttttatttaaatctttaacATACAAGCACgactataaaacatttaacaaagcattttattttataattcagctcttttaacatttttttgaacAACACCAAAGTAACAGATTGTGTTACAAAATCTTAtttgaaagagacagagatgaataagtgaaatgtttgatttctacacacaaaacacatcctGATGATCTGGAAACAAACATCCTACAACAGTTGTAGTCATGTTCCCTcagggtctctctctctctctctctctctcacacacacacacacacactaaagagGTTCTTTGGCTCTTTGTCTGACAATAAGAGGACTGTACAGGATGTTGCTTCAGATAGAAACGATgctaaaatgtttgaaactaacacacaatacacatttgaaaaacagacacaccaATATGTGGTGTCAAAAtacattacaaatacatttttattacagaaatataaaataaactcacacaTATAGACTGAAACAGTGTCGTCCTCAAACAGTGAAACTGTGAGGATGAAGATAAAGCTGTTACCTGGGGCCATATCATGGATCCATCTTCAGTTTCAGTCTCAGCAGAAACTCTCCTAAGCAAATATtacatgcaaaacacaaaagcgggggcacgcacgcacacacacacacacacacacacacacacacacacacacacacacacacacacacacacacaatggacaATCACACAACCAAATCCATGTAAAACGAGAGCTGGCTCTTCCTTGTCCTTGTCAGCTGAATGACACATCGCATTTTAACTGAGAGTCTCGTTGTAACCCAACACCAGCCAGCCAACAGCTAatgatagacacacacacacacacaagaagcaGGTGTTTTCAATTCACATAATGCCACAGAGGTTTTAGTATACATACAACATGTACTCAGACATTTCAAAAGAATAAAGTCACTGGAAAACATGCTGGTCATCTACTGAACGAGAGAACCTCTAAACAAGACACATTGCAGATTATAGCAAAGCAAATGATGTGTATGACCATCTTAGGCAAAGCAAAGCAGAAGCATCAATATTTGTACACTCGTCTTCATCTCGGAGTCTTTTCGTGGGGTTTACCCTGTGGTttcagacaacaaaaacaacacagacacacaaaaacactcatatgcagcaaacattttcattatatCCAATCAAACATAGTCCTTCCTGTCGTACCCTCCACCTGCGCTGGTGCTGCGCGGGGCGGAGTAGGCCATCCGAGGTGGCTTGTACTTCTTCTCTTTTGGCGGGCAGCTGCTGCACAGCATGGCCCCACCAATCAGGAGCAAGGCGGCCGCTCCCCAGCCGATGTAGAGGGACGCCCCCAGCTCCCTCCTCTGCGGGTTGGTCAGGATGGGGTTGTAGAAATTTCGGATGACGACGCTGGCCGTCCAGGAGACGGGGATGAGCACCAAAAGGCCTCCGAGGATGAAGAAGATTCCAGCGATGATCATCACTTTGGCCTTGGACGGCTCGTCTTCGATGCAGTTGGTGCACTTGGCACCGACGATGGAGATCAGTACCCCCAGCACCCCGAGTATGATGGCGATGACCATCATGGCTCTGGAGGCCTGAAGGTCCGGTGTCAACGCCAGCATCGAGTCGTAGACTTTGCACTGCATCTGGCCCGTGCTCTGCGTCACACAGTTCATCCACAAACCCTCCTGAATGGTCTGAGCCGTGATGATGTTGGCCCCGACGAAGGCCGTCACCCTCCACATCGGCAGGGCACATGTCACAATGGCAATGATAAATCCAATGACTCCAAGGGCGATGCCCACAATCTCCATGCCCATCGACATGATGGCAGAACAAACCTTGAAGGTCCAACAAAGAAAACCTTGTCAGACGGCAGAAAAGAGTCTCCTCCTGTATTGTTCAGGTGTCCTTTGAAAAGTGTGAGCACCTGCAGGAGGCTGTGATGTAGCTGTGAGATGCTGCTACGGAAACAAGAGATCCTTTATACCTCAGGGAAGCGAAGGAGGAGTCCCCTGGTGATGATGTCAGGAACAGGCTGTcttcacaaatacaaaaaagcaCCACCTGTGCACATACAGTGGAGGAGGGGAGCTGGAGGCAGGGCTGgtgtgatggagggagggtgtgtctgagtgtgtgtttgtgtgtggttggTGGGGGTTGGTTGCTGGTAAGATGGCGGCCTCTTGACTACCAAGACAAATCAACGCTTCAAAAAGGCTGATTTTTCCTGATGTGGTTGATTTGAATAAGATGAGTAAATACAAGTTGTGATCAAAAAAGACCATAAAATGACCTCTGGTTCTTTTATTGAAGAGAGAAGTtctgttttaaataaacagaACTTCTTCAAGTAGTTCCTCAACCGTAAATgctgactcacacacatgcagtagtgAAGAACAGAGTAGCAGCTCCTGCCTGTGGCTACTTAGAGATCTTGTTGTGTGTACGCAccgaaacacaaacacacacacactggcgcaaacacacactcaggctATAAGTGGATCGTCCCACTGATACTGTTGGTCTCATGTCACTTCCTGGTTCCAGTCGTGTGAGTTTCTCAAACAGTCAGCATTCAGTGTTAAGGAAACAATCCCAAAGCTCAGATGGAAACCGGAATAACTGCACCCAGAGTAAATATGAGCAGGGAGAAAACATAATAGGTCAATTCTCAGACACCTTTAGCATACAGACAGCGTGATGTTCTCAGTATCGGTTTAACTCTTTACTCTGACCAAAAAATTCCCAGAGACACACATGAGGCTCAGTATACTGAGTTtgtatctgtttttcttctggaAAAATAGTAAGATAAAGCACATCTAGTAAAAAAATCTAAGAAATTAGAAAATTGAGACTTTAAGGGGAATAATTTAGTGGGAAATGGTTAAATTGTAACTCAAAAAGTCGACTAATAGCCACCTTGTCAGGTATTCAAATTTTTTGGTGATTCCTTAAATGAAAGGTGTTTCATTTTCTAATAATTatcaacatttcatttcttGACCAAAACGTCCATATTATAAACCAAAGTAAATATTAATtccatgtttatttatttattaacgtTACTTCTCTAGAATTTATACATGTTTAAGTgctttattaatttaatttaattttaattattcaaTTAGAATACATAATACATGataatacataatacatttaatacataaaaacggaataacagaaataaataaacaaattactgtaaaaatatataaatacataaataaatatataaacaaacaaacaaaaacaaatattgtataaataaatgcagaaataaatgtcaaaatacatttatttgttatttatttatttatttattgtgtctgGGAATAACTGCAAAATAGAACTAACGACCTGTTATGTAATTTtgtaatcttttaaaaaaaactacacgACAGGgcaactttttctctttttggaAGATTTCTTAAACTCACCTCCAAACTGAAAGATCACTTACAGGTTCGAATAACAAACACATcttacaaaaaaatgtcttcatgaCAGTGTGGAGCTCAAAATCTatctaaaacaacaacacacataaacaaacctGAGGGCTGAACAACAGGGAGGCTGTTTGCCGTTTCATCCATCAGTCAGTCTCTCGTGTTTATGTAACAACGTTCAGCTGATGCATCACAGGTGAGATAACAGCCACAacctgtaggctacctgtaTCAGTGCGCCTGTGTTCACTTGCTGCTTGTGTTACCAAAACAAGTACAGAAACATTAACAGATCATATGAGTTTAAACTGTAGTGTCACCAGtgctggaaagtaactaagtacacgTAGCAGTCAGAAGTGCTTTAAAtctctgatgatgtttttttcttaaatgttttaatgtgttgtttctctgttaAATGTATGTACCATAAAAAGCACTAGAtaaagtgtattattattattattataattacatttttcattttatagtttatttttacagGGGCAGGTcacaattaaaagtaattgcACCAGAGTTAGCTAGCAGCTAATTTGCATCTGTTGTCAACAAAAAACGAGATGAGACTCAATTGattacacattaatgcatcaatcattttaaagtaacaatataatatacattgtttttaaatgagtcATTTTGCATAAAGATTTCTTATACAtttggtactttaagtatattttgctgCTAACACTTTTGTATTTCTACTTGAGTTAATTTTTAGATACAGgacttttgacttttgttgagcctgtgcacccacttcagacggggtgtaCCGAcgctttccatcagcatgaggtgagcagataatgactgaattttcatttttggggtaAAAATACATCTTTCACCACTTGGTGTTACTCTTTGGTCAGGTTTAAAAAACTTGAAATGGAGAATTGTCTCAGAGTTTGACAATGTTGACAGAGTTTTGTTCAGTGGTGCTCAGAGAAGTAGAAGTAGGTCGTATTCAGTGATGTTCCTGGTGTAGATTTAGTGGGCGTCTCTGCTTTACCTGAGCACACCTGCTGGACCACAGAGGGATAATTTGGCTattcaaaacaggaaaaacgTTGGTATCTGTGGTTCAGGCACTGAGTCAGATGCCAAACAGAAGGGACTTCCCTTCCTATCAGATATCTGCACAACAGAATCTGAAAGAAAGACCGTGCAGCGCTGACATATTCGGGGAAGATGTCACTAACTCAACAATAAAAGTATCTTTTCTCATGctataacaaataaataacaacatacAGATTATATAATTAC
It contains:
- the cldn3c gene encoding claudin 3c; this encodes MSMGMEIVGIALGVIGFIIAIVTCALPMWRVTAFVGANIITAQTIQEGLWMNCVTQSTGQMQCKVYDSMLALTPDLQASRAMMVIAIILGVLGVLISIVGAKCTNCIEDEPSKAKVMIIAGIFFILGGLLVLIPVSWTASVVIRNFYNPILTNPQRRELGASLYIGWGAAALLLIGGAMLCSSCPPKEKKYKPPRMAYSAPRSTSAGGGYDRKDYV